CCGATTGTCGGCGACACTTTTGTGGCAGATGAAGGCCAAGGCGTCGACCGGTTCCTGATTGACCAGGATCGACAGCTTGATGAGGTCGCTTTCGGCGTAATCGTCCATGTCGTAATCGAAGCTGGCATAACCGCGGCTGACCGACTTCAAACGGTCATAGAAGTCGAAGACGATTTCGTTCAGGGGCAGGCGGTAGACCACCATCGCCCGCTTGCCGGCATAGGTCAGGTTTTGCTGCTGGCCGCGCCTTTGCGTGCACAGGCCCAGGATGTCGCCCAGATATTCGTCGGGCACCAGGATGGTGGCCTTGATCCAGGGCTCCTCGATCTTGGCGATGCGCGCCGGGTCGGGCATGTCGGCGGGATTGTGCAGCTCCTGCACGCTGCCGTCGGTCATATAGACCTTGTAGACCACGCTGGGCGCGGTGGTGATGAGGTCGAGATTGAATTCGCGCTCTAAGCGTTCCTGGATGATTTCCAGGTGCAGCAGGCCCAAGAAGCCGCAGCGAAAGCCGAAACCCAGGGCGACCGAGGTTTCCGGCTGATAGTTGAAGCTGGCGTCGTTCAAGCGCAGCTTGGAGAGCGAATCGCGCAAATGTTCGTAATCGGCGGCATCCACCGGGAACAGGCCGCAGAACACCACCGGCACGCTGGGCTTGAAGCCGGGCAGGGGCGTGGTGGCGGGGGCCTTGTCGTCGGTCAGCGTGTCGCCCACTTCGCAATCGGCCACCGCCTTGATGCCTGCCGTGACGAAACCGATTTCGCCGGGGCGCAGTTCGGGCAGATGCACCAACTTGGGCGTGAAATAGCCGACGGCGTCCACTTCATAGACGGCGCCGGTGGCCATCATGCGCACCTTCATGCCCTTCTTGATGACGCCATCGACGACGCGCACCAGGGTGATGACGCCGAGATAGGGGTCGTACCAGGAATCGACCAGCAGAGCCTTCAGAGGGGCCTTGTCCTCGCCCTTGGGGGGCGGCAGGCGGGTGACCAGGGCTTCCAGCAGATCGTCGATGCCGATGCCCGACTTGGCCGAGACCAGCACGGCCTCGGAAGCGTCGATGCCGATCACTTCCTCGATCTGTTCGCGCACGCGCTCAGGCTCGGCCGCCGGCAGGTCGATCTTGTTCAAGACCGGCACGATCTCGTGATGATTCTCGATGGCCTGATAGACGTTGGCCAGGGTCTGGGCTTCCACGCCCTGGCTGGCGTCGACCACCAGGATCGAGCCTTCGCAGGCGGCCAGCGAGCGCGAGACCTCGTAGGCGAAATCGACATGGCCCGGCGTGTCCATCAGGTTCAACTGATAGGTCTTGCCGTTCTTGGCCGTATAGGCCAGGCGCACGGTCTGGGCCTTGATGGTGATGCCGCGCTCGCGCTCGATATCCATCGAATCGAGGATTTGTTCGCGCATGTCGCGAGCGGTGACATTGCCGCAGCTTTGAATCAGCCGGTCGGCCAGGGTGGATTTCCCATGGTCGATATGGGCGATGATGGCGAAATTTCGAATATGGCTAAGATCTGTCATGGCGGGCGCAAGATAGGGCCAACGAGGTCTTGGCGCAACCGGTCCTTCTGTGCGAATCTAACGCCATGTTCGAAAACATCATTTATGCCGGTTCCGGGGTTGGCCGGGCGTCGCATCTCAGGCGGGATGCGGGCCATTTGGCCCACTTGGCGGGCGAATCCAGGGCGCTATTGGTGCCGATGTGGAAGGGCAACAGCTTGGTCCTGACCGGGGCCGAACCCAGGGCCGTGCTGCTGCCCGCTGCCGGATTGCGCGAAGCCATGGCGGCGGCCGCGGAAACCGTGTTCCTGGGCCTGATGGACGGGGCGCCGGTTTTCGCCAGCGACCTGACCCCGCTTTCTGACGACGAGGCGGGGCCGTCGCTGGGGCCGGGCACGGCTTTCGTGAATCTGCGGGAAATCGGCCCCGTTCTGCCGGGCCGCGAGGCGGCCATCCTGGCCCAGGCCAAGGGATTGCTGCATTGGCACCGTCAGGCCCGATTCTGCGGGGTCTGCGGCTCTCCCACCTTCTCGGAACAGGGCGGGCATCAGCGACGTTGCACCCAGCCGAGTTGCGGCACTGTGGTCTTTCCCAGAACCGACCCCGCCGTGATCATGCTTGTCATCGACGAGAACAGGCATCGAGCACTTTTGGGCCGCGCTCCCCGTTTTCCAGCGGGCATGTACGCTACCCTGGCCGGTTTCGTCGAACCTGGCGAAACATTGGAAGAGGCGGTGGCCCGCGAAGTGGCCGAAGAAGCGGGGATCGAAGTTGATCGGGTGATCTATGCCGGTTCGCAACCCTGGCCTTTTCCCGCATCC
This genomic interval from Alphaproteobacteria bacterium contains the following:
- the lepA gene encoding elongation factor 4; translation: MTDLSHIRNFAIIAHIDHGKSTLADRLIQSCGNVTARDMREQILDSMDIERERGITIKAQTVRLAYTAKNGKTYQLNLMDTPGHVDFAYEVSRSLAACEGSILVVDASQGVEAQTLANVYQAIENHHEIVPVLNKIDLPAAEPERVREQIEEVIGIDASEAVLVSAKSGIGIDDLLEALVTRLPPPKGEDKAPLKALLVDSWYDPYLGVITLVRVVDGVIKKGMKVRMMATGAVYEVDAVGYFTPKLVHLPELRPGEIGFVTAGIKAVADCEVGDTLTDDKAPATTPLPGFKPSVPVVFCGLFPVDAADYEHLRDSLSKLRLNDASFNYQPETSVALGFGFRCGFLGLLHLEIIQERLEREFNLDLITTAPSVVYKVYMTDGSVQELHNPADMPDPARIAKIEEPWIKATILVPDEYLGDILGLCTQRRGQQQNLTYAGKRAMVVYRLPLNEIVFDFYDRLKSVSRGYASFDYDMDDYAESDLIKLSILVNQEPVDALAFICHKSVADNRGRAICEKLKELIPRQMFQIAIQASIGSRIIARETISALRKDVLAKCYGGDVSRKRKLLDKQKEGKKRMRQFGKVEIPQSAFLAALKIGD
- the nudC gene encoding NAD(+) diphosphatase, whose translation is MFENIIYAGSGVGRASHLRRDAGHLAHLAGESRALLVPMWKGNSLVLTGAEPRAVLLPAAGLREAMAAAAETVFLGLMDGAPVFASDLTPLSDDEAGPSLGPGTAFVNLREIGPVLPGREAAILAQAKGLLHWHRQARFCGVCGSPTFSEQGGHQRRCTQPSCGTVVFPRTDPAVIMLVIDENRHRALLGRAPRFPAGMYATLAGFVEPGETLEEAVAREVAEEAGIEVDRVIYAGSQPWPFPASLMLAFFARARSFKITRDAHELEDVRWFTRDEVLAFESKGMFLPRRDSIAYQLISRWLEQG